In the genome of Croceimicrobium hydrocarbonivorans, one region contains:
- a CDS encoding helix-hairpin-helix domain-containing protein, which translates to MIRAFVLSLLICKGLVAQSLWEQQLEQSSLAEQSPEALEQWANQLQNWEQRPIEINLWSRQQLMETGLFNVFQVHNLLQYRERYGALLSIPELNLIKGFEKERIQFLAPYLSFQTKESSHGLSWQSFRNIREHQLAWRWQLNRRNLDANQKNTYLGDPLESRLVYRAQNRSGLSIGLNLQKDPGEAWHLPFGFDHLAGHLQYQGPGKWRKLILGDFHFSFGQGLSLWSGSAFHATGFDQAFAAYARGISAFGGSEEQRFFRGVAVSYQKDAWRTETFISFRDLDASLTETKEGRVAMIRNGGYHRNEKELSSKDQVSLKSLGMALHYEGKNFDLSFLHHQHYFAIPLMEASDLSESHKVVGKSYYGYALAGQLLWQQFHLFGEWAMDQEADWALYIGWERNWWERFKIRQAWRKFQVNYQGFWNDARARSGSAGEFGILHQIEANWTYQLRSLVEVDYYAFPWPRYQIEGPSAGKRISFIQEWRPKSSQSLELRLRHQKDEKWDGTSFKGDPALSRSSVENWQIRFVHKLQLSSAWSSRSSIQFYLLPENWNQVASFLSQQWTYKFGSWRHSLSLSMANDPAGIAVFYDYEPDLLRSFSIPAYRGQSLRLSIYSRWKSRKWQAEAKLAYADDIYYSNAQIELKLQLHYSF; encoded by the coding sequence ATGATTCGGGCCTTCGTCCTATCCTTGCTAATCTGCAAAGGCTTAGTTGCTCAAAGCTTATGGGAGCAACAATTGGAACAAAGCTCCCTCGCTGAGCAAAGTCCAGAGGCCCTAGAACAATGGGCTAATCAATTGCAAAATTGGGAGCAAAGACCCATTGAAATTAATTTGTGGAGCCGACAGCAATTAATGGAAACCGGTTTATTTAATGTCTTTCAAGTGCATAATCTTCTACAATACCGTGAACGATACGGGGCATTATTATCAATTCCCGAGCTTAACCTGATTAAGGGCTTTGAAAAAGAAAGAATCCAATTCCTTGCTCCCTATTTGAGCTTTCAGACTAAAGAAAGTAGCCATGGCTTAAGCTGGCAGAGTTTCCGCAACATCAGGGAACATCAGTTGGCCTGGCGTTGGCAGCTTAATCGCCGGAATCTGGATGCAAATCAAAAAAACACCTATTTAGGGGATCCACTTGAAAGTCGATTGGTGTATCGAGCTCAGAACCGCTCAGGCTTATCTATTGGCTTAAACCTTCAAAAAGATCCGGGAGAAGCTTGGCATCTTCCTTTTGGCTTTGATCATCTGGCAGGCCATCTGCAATATCAAGGTCCTGGCAAATGGCGAAAATTAATCTTAGGCGACTTCCATTTTAGTTTTGGTCAAGGTTTAAGCTTATGGTCAGGCTCAGCCTTTCATGCCACCGGATTTGATCAGGCATTCGCAGCTTATGCTCGTGGGATCAGTGCTTTTGGCGGCAGTGAAGAGCAAAGGTTCTTCCGAGGAGTAGCGGTCAGCTATCAAAAAGATGCTTGGAGGACAGAAACCTTTATTTCTTTTAGGGACTTAGATGCCAGTTTAACTGAAACCAAGGAAGGAAGGGTGGCCATGATTCGTAATGGCGGATACCATCGCAATGAAAAAGAACTCAGCTCTAAAGATCAAGTTTCATTAAAATCTCTGGGCATGGCTCTGCACTATGAGGGAAAGAATTTTGATCTAAGCTTTTTGCATCATCAGCATTATTTCGCCATCCCCCTAATGGAAGCCTCGGACTTAAGTGAAAGCCATAAAGTTGTGGGAAAAAGCTATTATGGCTATGCTCTGGCCGGGCAATTACTTTGGCAGCAATTTCACCTATTTGGAGAATGGGCCATGGACCAGGAGGCAGACTGGGCTCTATATATCGGCTGGGAGCGCAACTGGTGGGAGCGATTTAAAATCAGGCAAGCCTGGCGCAAATTTCAAGTTAATTATCAAGGTTTCTGGAATGATGCCCGTGCACGTAGTGGCAGCGCCGGTGAATTTGGAATCCTGCATCAAATTGAAGCCAATTGGACCTACCAGTTGCGGAGCTTAGTGGAAGTAGACTATTATGCATTCCCCTGGCCCCGCTACCAAATTGAAGGCCCTTCTGCCGGAAAGCGCATTAGTTTTATCCAGGAATGGCGACCTAAATCCTCCCAAAGTCTAGAACTCCGACTTCGCCATCAGAAAGACGAAAAATGGGATGGAACTAGTTTCAAAGGAGATCCTGCCCTTAGCAGAAGCAGTGTCGAAAACTGGCAAATTCGATTTGTGCACAAGCTTCAGCTTAGTAGCGCTTGGAGCAGTCGCAGTTCCATACAATTTTATCTACTACCCGAAAATTGGAATCAAGTAGCCAGCTTTCTTTCACAACAATGGACCTACAAATTTGGGTCCTGGCGCCATAGTTTAAGCTTAAGCATGGCCAATGATCCCGCTGGGATAGCAGTCTTTTACGATTATGAGCCCGACTTATTGAGAAGCTTTTCGATTCCTGCCTACCGTGGCCAGAGCCTTCGACTCTCTATCTATAGTCGCTGGAAGTCAAGAAAATGGCAGGCTGAAGCCAAACTTGCTTATGCCGATGATATTTATTATTCTAATGCTCAAATAGAGCTTAAATTGCAATTGCATTATTCATTTTAA
- a CDS encoding ferritin, with protein sequence MLSEKLASALNNQIQVEAISSQVYLAMASWAEVQGLEGVASFMYEQSDEERLHMLKLVKFVNERGGHAVVSELKAPKSDFGTFKDMFQELFEHELKVSASINELVHTALEEKDYATHNFLQWYVAEQIEEEAVARTILDKINLIGNDKGGLYLFDRDIKQLTVETAANDNPK encoded by the coding sequence ATGCTATCAGAAAAATTAGCTTCAGCGCTAAACAACCAAATTCAAGTGGAGGCCATCTCCTCACAAGTATATTTAGCCATGGCCTCCTGGGCCGAAGTACAAGGTTTAGAAGGGGTTGCCTCTTTTATGTACGAACAATCGGATGAGGAACGTCTACACATGTTAAAGCTGGTGAAATTCGTAAACGAGCGCGGTGGTCACGCTGTAGTTTCTGAATTAAAAGCCCCTAAATCAGACTTTGGTACTTTTAAAGATATGTTTCAAGAACTCTTTGAGCATGAACTAAAGGTATCGGCCAGCATCAATGAATTGGTTCACACTGCTTTAGAAGAAAAAGACTATGCTACCCATAACTTCTTGCAATGGTATGTTGCCGAGCAAATCGAAGAAGAAGCGGTAGCTCGCACTATTTTGGATAAAATCAATTTGATCGGAAACGATAAAGGCGGACTGTATTTATTTGACCGCGACATTAAGCAACTCACTGTAGAAACTGCAGCAAACGACAACCCTAAATAA
- a CDS encoding type III PLP-dependent enzyme domain-containing protein, producing MKNTYFDLIDQTYYFPQEGFDLRDDQLTFHGISLKHLIDKYGTPFRFIYLPKIGDQIKKARNLFNRAIKRSSFRGEYQFCYCTKCNHFSHVVSEALKHNVNLETSSSFDIDLILNLYKEGKFTKDRYIVNNGYKTDDYLQKIVKMHELGFENIIVVLDSMTELERLMKFAGDNKIKIGLRMAINEEPQSSYYTSRLGIRHNEMLDFYENHIKDNPQVELKMLHFFVDSGIKDSLYYWGEFKRAIKLYTELKKRADSLTHFNLGGGFPIRNNLGFEYDYEYMIREIVQNISDACDAEEVPHPNIFTEFGKYTVGESGAIIFKVLEQKKQNDTESWYIINNSLMNTIPDAWSIHEKFILLPINKWDHEYQRVNIGGISCDHSDYYNSDELNQEVLLPTYDDNDEEPLYIGFFHTGAYQDAISGYGGIKHCLIPSPKHVIIDRDEKGNIVDYVYRNEQSAEEMFKLLGYK from the coding sequence ATGAAAAACACCTACTTTGATCTGATCGATCAGACCTATTATTTTCCACAGGAAGGTTTTGACTTGCGTGATGACCAACTCACCTTTCATGGAATTTCGCTTAAGCACCTGATTGACAAATACGGAACTCCTTTCCGTTTTATCTATCTGCCTAAGATTGGCGATCAGATCAAAAAAGCGCGTAATCTCTTTAATCGTGCCATCAAACGCTCTTCCTTCCGAGGGGAATATCAATTCTGTTATTGTACCAAGTGCAATCACTTTTCACATGTGGTGAGCGAGGCGCTAAAGCATAATGTTAACCTGGAAACCTCCTCCTCTTTCGACATTGACCTTATTCTCAATCTCTACAAGGAAGGTAAGTTTACCAAGGATCGCTATATCGTAAACAATGGCTATAAAACCGACGACTATCTTCAGAAGATCGTGAAAATGCATGAGCTCGGTTTTGAGAATATCATTGTGGTATTGGATAGCATGACGGAGCTGGAGCGATTAATGAAGTTCGCTGGTGATAATAAAATTAAGATCGGTCTGCGGATGGCCATTAATGAAGAACCGCAGTCGAGCTATTACACTTCTCGATTAGGCATTCGTCATAACGAAATGCTGGATTTTTACGAGAATCACATCAAAGACAATCCACAGGTTGAGCTTAAAATGCTGCACTTCTTTGTGGATTCGGGCATTAAAGACAGCCTCTACTACTGGGGTGAATTTAAGCGTGCCATTAAACTTTATACCGAACTCAAGAAGAGAGCAGATAGCCTCACTCATTTCAATTTGGGTGGTGGATTCCCGATTCGCAACAATCTGGGTTTTGAGTACGATTACGAATACATGATTCGTGAAATCGTGCAAAACATCAGCGATGCCTGCGATGCAGAGGAAGTGCCTCATCCCAATATCTTCACCGAATTTGGAAAATACACCGTTGGTGAATCAGGAGCGATCATCTTCAAGGTACTGGAGCAAAAGAAACAGAACGATACCGAAAGCTGGTATATCATCAATAACAGCTTGATGAACACTATTCCTGATGCCTGGAGTATTCACGAAAAGTTCATTCTCCTGCCCATCAATAAATGGGATCACGAATACCAAAGGGTAAATATTGGTGGAATTAGCTGTGATCACTCGGATTACTATAATTCCGATGAGCTGAACCAGGAAGTATTACTGCCTACCTACGATGATAATGATGAAGAGCCACTTTACATTGGTTTCTTCCACACCGGAGCTTATCAAGATGCCATTTCAGGTTATGGTGGCATTAAGCATTGCCTGATCCCTTCCCCTAAGCATGTGATTATCGATCGGGATGAGAAAGGCAATATCGTCGACTATGTATACCGCAATGAGCAGTCGGCAGAAGAAATGTTTAAACTATTAGGTTACAAATGA
- the speB gene encoding agmatinase, which yields MRIYAGVEEEWGDYDKARILLQSIPYDGTSTWGKGADQGFESFLDATDNMEVYDIETDSEVYKQGVHILDPIREDSSPEAVFETVYKKTQELLKTGKYLTFFGGEHSISIGVIKAFYEHHDNLSVLQIDAHADLRPEYHGSPYNHACAVFDASQNCNLVQVGIRSMDADEKQYVQEGNCFYAHEMWGHDRWMDESIARLTDKVYLTIDLDAFDPSILAATGTPEPGGMGWYETLKYLRRVFREKEVVGFDIVELAPEKAHKASNFLAAKLYYKLLSYQFEDGK from the coding sequence ATGAGAATTTACGCCGGTGTAGAAGAAGAATGGGGCGATTACGACAAAGCGCGCATTCTTTTACAATCCATTCCCTACGACGGAACCAGTACCTGGGGCAAGGGTGCCGACCAGGGCTTTGAATCCTTCCTAGATGCTACCGACAATATGGAGGTTTACGATATCGAAACCGATTCGGAAGTCTACAAACAAGGAGTGCATATCCTGGATCCCATTCGCGAAGACTCCAGTCCGGAAGCCGTATTTGAGACCGTTTACAAAAAGACCCAAGAACTCCTAAAAACAGGCAAGTACCTCACCTTCTTTGGCGGTGAGCACAGTATCAGCATAGGGGTAATTAAGGCTTTTTACGAGCATCATGATAATTTAAGCGTGCTGCAAATTGATGCCCATGCGGATTTACGTCCTGAGTATCACGGCAGCCCCTATAACCATGCCTGCGCGGTATTTGACGCCAGTCAGAATTGCAATTTGGTGCAAGTAGGCATTCGCAGCATGGATGCGGATGAAAAACAATATGTGCAAGAAGGTAATTGCTTTTATGCTCACGAAATGTGGGGTCATGATCGCTGGATGGATGAATCCATTGCCCGACTTACTGATAAGGTTTACCTCACCATTGACTTGGATGCTTTTGATCCATCAATTTTAGCCGCTACCGGAACTCCGGAACCCGGCGGTATGGGCTGGTATGAAACCTTAAAATACCTGCGTAGGGTATTCCGCGAAAAAGAAGTTGTAGGCTTCGACATCGTAGAGCTGGCACCAGAAAAGGCCCATAAGGCTTCTAATTTTTTAGCCGCCAAACTGTATTACAAACTTTTAAGCTATCAATTCGAAGATGGAAAATAA
- a CDS encoding deoxyhypusine synthase family protein: protein MENKGPIGQFMLEHYKHFNAAALVDAAKGYEKHLAEGKKMMITLAGAMSTAELGKSLAEIIRQDKVQIISCTGANLEEDLMNLVAHSHYERVPHYRDLTPKEEWDLLERGLNRVTDTCIPEEEAFRRLQKHIFEIWKDAEAKGERYFPHEFMYKLLNSGVLQQYYEIDPKNSWMLAAAEKNLPIIVPGWEDSTMGNIFASYCLKGELKASTMKSGIEYMTFLADWYTDNAGTDGIGFFQIGGGIAGDFPICVVPMLYQDMERTDTPFWSYFCQISDSTTSYGSYSGAVPNEKITWGKLDIHTPKFIVESDATIVAPLLFAYLLGW, encoded by the coding sequence ATGGAAAATAAAGGACCCATTGGCCAGTTTATGCTGGAACATTACAAGCACTTCAATGCTGCTGCTTTAGTAGATGCCGCAAAAGGATATGAAAAGCATTTAGCAGAAGGCAAGAAAATGATGATTACCCTGGCAGGTGCCATGAGTACCGCTGAACTGGGCAAAAGTCTGGCTGAAATTATTCGTCAGGATAAAGTGCAAATCATCTCTTGTACTGGTGCCAACCTCGAAGAAGATTTAATGAATTTAGTAGCTCATAGCCACTATGAGCGCGTACCCCACTACCGCGATCTTACCCCTAAAGAAGAATGGGATTTATTGGAGCGTGGCCTAAATCGGGTAACCGATACTTGCATTCCAGAAGAAGAAGCCTTCCGTAGATTACAAAAGCACATCTTCGAAATCTGGAAGGATGCCGAAGCAAAGGGTGAGCGTTATTTCCCACATGAGTTTATGTATAAGCTACTGAACTCCGGAGTATTGCAACAATATTATGAGATCGACCCTAAGAACAGCTGGATGCTGGCAGCGGCAGAAAAGAACCTGCCCATCATCGTTCCAGGTTGGGAAGATTCGACCATGGGGAACATTTTCGCTTCTTATTGCTTAAAAGGAGAGCTCAAGGCTTCAACCATGAAGAGTGGAATTGAATACATGACTTTCCTGGCCGATTGGTATACGGACAATGCCGGAACAGATGGTATTGGCTTTTTCCAGATCGGTGGTGGTATCGCGGGTGACTTCCCAATTTGTGTAGTACCTATGCTTTATCAGGATATGGAACGCACTGATACTCCTTTCTGGTCTTATTTCTGCCAGATTAGCGACAGTACCACCAGTTACGGATCCTACTCCGGAGCAGTTCCCAATGAGAAAATCACTTGGGGAAAACTGGACATTCATACGCCGAAATTCATTGTAGAAAGTGATGCAACTATAGTTGCGCCACTGCTCTTTGCTTACCTCTTAGGCTGGTAA
- a CDS encoding carbon-nitrogen hydrolase family protein, protein METIENVELAYLNAEDYQALKDLMDAAYAGMNSLHWKKEEIEKLVSLFPEGQVILKVNGELAGCALSVLQDDSITEKNHSYSDVTGNDTFKTHKKDGDLLYGIDVFISPKYRGLRLARRLYDFRKELCEQLNLKGIAFGARMPKYHLYAKELSPLQYLEKVKAKEIEDPVLNFQFNNDFHVKKILKNYLEGDTESLDHAVLMEWNNVYYEKPSAGPGSQTRVIRVGLVQWQMRPYSDLDELMSQAEFFLDSISGYHSDFALFPEFFNAPLMAAYNEIKESEAIRKLAGYTEEIVNRFSQLAVSYNINIITGSMPEIVNDKLRNVGYLCHRDGRLDRFEKIHVTPDEERVWGMEGGDILRSFDTDCGKIGILICYDVEFPELSRILAEEGMDILFVPFLTDTQNGYSRVRNTAQARAIENECYVVIAGSVGNLPKVSNMDIQFAQSMVFTPCDFAFPSTGIKAEATPNAEMILVVDLDINLLRELNEFGSVRNLKDRRLDLYRLTKLKA, encoded by the coding sequence ATGGAAACAATTGAAAACGTAGAACTCGCCTACTTAAACGCCGAGGATTATCAAGCCTTAAAAGATTTAATGGATGCCGCCTATGCTGGCATGAATAGCCTTCACTGGAAAAAAGAGGAAATCGAGAAATTGGTTTCCCTCTTTCCGGAAGGGCAGGTCATTTTAAAGGTGAATGGCGAATTGGCGGGTTGTGCGCTTTCGGTTTTGCAGGATGACAGCATCACCGAGAAAAACCATAGTTACTCTGATGTAACTGGTAATGACACCTTCAAGACTCATAAAAAGGACGGTGACCTGCTCTATGGTATTGATGTTTTCATTTCTCCTAAATACCGCGGATTGCGCCTGGCCCGCCGACTCTATGATTTCCGTAAAGAGCTTTGTGAACAGCTCAATTTAAAGGGAATCGCCTTTGGGGCCCGAATGCCCAAATACCATTTATACGCCAAGGAACTGAGTCCTCTGCAATACCTGGAAAAGGTAAAAGCAAAGGAGATTGAAGATCCGGTGCTCAATTTTCAGTTCAACAATGATTTCCACGTAAAGAAAATCCTCAAAAACTATTTGGAAGGAGACACCGAATCTCTGGACCATGCAGTTTTGATGGAGTGGAACAATGTGTATTATGAAAAGCCCAGTGCCGGTCCTGGCAGCCAAACTCGGGTAATTCGCGTAGGCTTGGTACAATGGCAAATGCGCCCCTATAGCGACTTGGACGAATTAATGAGTCAAGCTGAATTCTTCCTAGACTCTATTTCCGGCTATCACTCCGATTTCGCCCTCTTCCCGGAGTTTTTCAATGCGCCTTTAATGGCCGCTTACAATGAAATAAAAGAGTCGGAAGCTATTCGGAAATTGGCGGGCTATACCGAAGAGATTGTGAATCGTTTCTCCCAATTGGCAGTAAGTTACAATATCAACATCATTACCGGGAGCATGCCCGAAATTGTGAATGATAAGCTTCGCAATGTAGGCTATCTCTGCCATCGTGATGGTCGCCTGGATCGCTTTGAGAAAATTCACGTTACCCCCGACGAAGAACGAGTTTGGGGTATGGAAGGCGGCGACATCCTGCGTAGCTTCGATACCGATTGTGGCAAAATAGGTATTCTGATTTGCTACGATGTGGAGTTCCCGGAACTAAGCCGAATTTTGGCTGAAGAAGGCATGGACATCCTTTTTGTTCCCTTCCTTACCGACACCCAAAATGGTTACAGCCGAGTGCGCAATACCGCTCAAGCTCGCGCCATTGAAAACGAGTGTTATGTGGTTATTGCCGGTAGTGTAGGCAACTTACCCAAAGTGAGTAATATGGATATTCAGTTTGCCCAATCCATGGTATTTACACCCTGCGACTTTGCCTTCCCTAGCACCGGTATTAAGGCCGAAGCTACCCCTAATGCGGAGATGATTCTGGTAGTAGATTTAGATATCAATCTACTGCGAGAACTCAACGAATTTGGAAGCGTCCGAAACCTTAAAGACCGACGACTAGACCTCTATCGTCTTACAAAACTAAAAGCTTAG